TCATTTTTTGCTATAGAAATCATAAAGATATTATAAATATTGTtatataaacattatattataaatatcttACTCGCGAACTTCTAACACATTACTGTACATCAAATGGATTGTTGCAcagtctaaaatatttttatcagtcctcaataatattatttagaaCTAAATGATATATACATGAATTCAGAATATATTGAAACTAGTAAAATTCTTAGTATTAATGTACTCCAATTAATATTATAGGTTGGAAAATTGTTTAAGGGAAAGGATATATGGAGTATAAAGAATATATAATTAGCAACATTACCTTTTTTgatttcccccccccccccccNNNNNNNNNNNNNNNNNNNNNNNNNNNNNNNNNNNNNNNNNNNNNNNNNNNNNNNNNNNNNNNNNNNNNNNNNNNNNNNNNNNNNNNNNNNNNNNNNNNNNNNNNNNNNNNNNNNNNNNNNNNNNNNNNNNNNNNNNNNNNNNNNNNNNNNNNNNNNNNNNNNNNNNNNNNNNNNNNNNNNNNNNNNNNNNNNNNNNNNNNNNNNNNNNNNNNNNNNNNNNNNNNNNNNNNNNNNNNNNNNNNNNNNNNNNNNNNNNNNNNNNNNNNNNNNNNNNNNNNNNNNNNNNNNNNNNNNNNNNNNNNNNNNNNNNNNNNNNNNNNNNNNNNNNNNNNNNNNNNNNNNNNNNNNNNNccccccccccctttttgtCATTAATTAATCTTGTAGTTGTTTACCAAGCAAAACAAGAaaacttaattatattaataaaaacaaaaatacacCAAACCATAGTTTAAAATAACTAATCATACAAATTAAAGACAAATGAAGAACCCAATGACCAACATTGTCCATCATTATTTtgattcctttttttcttttataaataccaTAAAACCCTTCAATTCCAATTCAACAATCCATAGccaaaaaagtcaaaaactttttttttaaatcaatttacaaaaagaaaaaaaaatggaatacACTTGTAAGGATTTTAAAGTGGGAAAATGTGAAGGAGAAAAAATTGTTGATGGTGAAACTATGCCATTAGTTCTAAATCCAATTGAACCAAATAAGAAGAATGACATAAATTCATTACTTGAATATTTGGAAAATAATAAGGATTGGTTTGATAATATGATTACAAAAAATAGTGCTGTTCTTTTAAGAGGATTTGATGTAAAAAATGCACAAAATTTTAATGATATTGTTGAAGTATTTGGTTGGGAAGATATTAGATATGTTGGACCAGCACCAAGAACACATATTTACAAGAGAGTTTGGACTGCTAATGAAGGACCTCTTTCtgaatttatatattatcatcATGAAATGGTCCTTgtaagtattttaatttttctactcAATTATTATCCGTCTTTTAAGATTTCTGTACATTCattgaaaaaatcacaatttgaaaatttttaataaaaaatgttccgtgattattttcataaatattttgatttagttAGCGAGGCAATATAATCAATagtattttctaagtttttcaatattttaatgaGAATGTCACTTAGCTAGGGCATGgtcttcaattttattttaattttatatgaagACAGCCTAAAAgggaattatattatattaaacttgattAATGATTGGAGGAGTACTAAATGAATAATAGTCTGCTTTCGTATGACACATAATTATTTCGGTCGACCAAacaaaatcaaatcataaaatttgaCAAACTTTTCCGCAAATAAACACTTCTAACTCGTTCTCACTATGTATCGTGGTaatttgatgttgttgtgaCAATGAATTCTGAAAGtgttcaaataattattttgtaattaattGAAGTGTTCAACTGACAAAATAACTACGAATTGAGTCTAGATGATCATTTTGTAAGTTTAAGTGTTCAACTGACACAGTAAAAACAAGTTCATGTGTCTGgatgattatattttttctatgaCATACatacttatttattatatatgtagaTAAAGGAATTTCCAAAGAAAGTGATATTGTATTGTGAAATACCACCACCAGAAGGAGGGGAAACACCATTTGTTCCAAGTTTTAGAGTAACAGAAAGAATGATAGAGGAATTCCCAGAAGCTGTTgaagaaatagagaaaaaagGACTTAAATACACATTTAGTGCTCCAAGTAAGAATGACCAAGGTTCAATGAGAGGTAGAGGGTGGGAGGATGCTTTTGGTACTTCTGATCCTATTGAAGCTGAAAAAAGGtaatttaatcatttattattacaaacttttttttattttcatacgGTGTTCGATATCAATTTTGAAGCTCAATAGTTTGACTTTATGTCTAGAAGTTCCACTCTTGAAGGAGAAAGGGGCTAAGCGCTAGCTCCTTATCAAAAAGATACTAAAGGCCCAAACTCGAAATTGTTGCTTATGATAAGTTATTTTACCCAATATTGCTAATTACATTCGATATATACAATCATAAAAGTTTGTGAAATTGCCTAGGGTTTGGGAATGAGTTGCTCGATATTTGTGTTAGTGGAAGGCAATTGATATGTTTGGGATAGTAAACACTACTATTATCCAAGAAAAGACTTTTAACCTTTTggttattttgtattttctggCTGATTCACATATAAGTTAGTTGGTCTCTAATGTTACGACAAGTAGTTCTATGACTTTACTTTATAGTGAGTAAAACACAGTAATCATACGTGGAATTAATTATCCTTCGAAATAACTAtccaattcaaaaaaaaaagaaatcttgATTATTATAGGGCAAAAGCACTTGGAATGGAAATGGAATGGCTACCAAATGGTGGTGTAAAGACAATCTTAGGACCAAGATGTTTAACAAAAGTGTTTGATggaagaaaaggaagaagaatgtGGTTCAACACATTGGTAGGAATGTATGGGAAAGACATAAGCTCAGCCATGATGTTTGATGGAACAGAAATACCACAAAACATAGTAAAAAGATGTGAAgaaataattgaagaagaaagcaTACAATTCAAATGGCAAAAGGGTGATGTTCTTTTCCTTGATAATTGGGCTACACTTCATGGTAGAAGGCCTTCTCTTCCACCTAGGAAGgtccttgttgctacttgcaaGTAAATTGAATTTTCCGAGCTGAGCTGAGCTGAGAATTTTCACGTGttcaattcatgaaaaataataagatCGTTTGAGAAGGCGTGACGGAAAATGAATCATTTTAAGTTAGATATTATTAGAATATCAAATAAAGAATATAAAGACTTTGGAGATGTATCATTATTCTTCAAAGAGTTTATGTATTACAAAGCTTTTGTTTgtgaatttgaaataaaatgtattactagattttatattaaatgaacTATACTTTGAAGATGTATCATTTTGTTATCTCAACCAATATGCACACCTACTTTAAATTAAGTGTAAAATCCATTTAAATTTAAAGACTTGTACTAGGATTATGCTTTTTTTTGGCGAGCTATTATCAAAGTAAATAGTCAACCAATTAATTTGTACAAGTGATAAAGGcgattaaaattttgaatttaaattttgaaaattaaaaaaaatcttgtaGAAAGGATTTACCATTAATTGTTTTCTAAACATCACATCATTACAGTTCAAACGCTATATTATATAGCAATAATACAGAAAGTGAAATATAATCACAACTCAAATAAAGATTTAAAgataaacaaaacaaataaacaaacaaaaaaagaataaataacaaagagatGTATtctataaatatctaaatttgaattaatcaaaCAAGTGAATTTGAATACGAGatgattaaacaaaaaaaagtataagaaattaacatacaaaagaaagaaaaaacatttatttatttaattaaaaaaattgtactcTATAAATATCCAAACGCAGCCTTATTATTTTGGCGCTTTAAATCTTTCAATTCAGTTAATACAGTTTTTTCAACAGAGAAATGCAAAACGAACTTTCAATTTCTGTTGATTCTCACTTAGCCATGCTCCGCCTCAGCTCCGCCGCTGACGCCACCACCGGAAAATTCTCCGGCGACCAATCTCCTCATCAGCAATGCCATTCTTGTTGTTCCGTCAAGAAAATCCCACAATTCTCACCTGAAATTTCCACCACCACCATCGCCGCCGCCGGAGCTGCCGTCATTACAGCAGAAACACTTGCCACGTCATGTAAGACAACTACCCTTTACGGCGGCGCCACCACCACTACCAAGGGAAAGAGACACTCAAACTGTCGTTTCTCTTCTTCTCTGGAAGAGCCATTTCCTAAAAGAACTGCCACCGTTCTACCACCCATTTCCACCACAGCAGACGGCGGCGCCGGTGGTTCCAGCGACACCTACAACATCAATCACAGTAACCATTTCCAAGGTTTCATCAAAATCCCACTTCAAAATAACCAAGAATCTCCGGTGACTCCATCGCCTTCACCATCTCCGGCGAAACCACCATTAGCGCCGCCATTTCCTCGACCCCTTTATCGGACTACTTCAGATCCCACTGGTAAATCCCCTAAACCCCCTTCTCACCGTACCCTCACAAGAACATCTAGCTGGTCACCAAATGAGCTCAATTTCAACAATGGAGAATCTTCTACCACAATGGTTTG
The window above is part of the Solanum pennellii chromosome 5, SPENNV200 genome. Proteins encoded here:
- the LOC107020167 gene encoding clavaminate synthase-like protein At3g21360, whose amino-acid sequence is MEYTCKDFKVGKCEGEKIVDGETMPLVLNPIEPNKKNDINSLLEYLENNKDWFDNMITKNSAVLLRGFDVKNAQNFNDIVEVFGWEDIRYVGPAPRTHIYKRVWTANEGPLSEFIYYHHEMVLIKEFPKKVILYCEIPPPEGGETPFVPSFRVTERMIEEFPEAVEEIEKKGLKYTFSAPSKNDQGSMRGRGWEDAFGTSDPIEAEKRAKALGMEMEWLPNGGVKTILGPRCLTKVFDGRKGRRMWFNTLVGMYGKDISSAMMFDGTEIPQNIVKRCEEIIEEESIQFKWQKGDVLFLDNWATLHGRRPSLPPRKVLVATCK
- the LOC107020289 gene encoding uncharacterized protein LOC107020289; protein product: MQNELSISVDSHLAMLRLSSAADATTGKFSGDQSPHQQCHSCCSVKKIPQFSPEISTTTIAAAGAAVITAETLATSCKTTTLYGGATTTTKGKRHSNCRFSSSLEEPFPKRTATVLPPISTTADGGAGGSSDTYNINHSNHFQGFIKIPLQNNQESPVTPSPSPSPAKPPLAPPFPRPLYRTTSDPTGKSPKPPSHRTLTRTSSWSPNELNFNNGESSTTMKSPTHSAVARTASWSPNVQELGGLVNNGESPAAMRLKRMKDGMREMRQWCDLMIQEEEVTLHEENKIVKDDETDSGGGEALCEEAVWVERMGNCLILHFKCPCGKGYQILLFGNNCYYKLTNF